A region from the Vibrio sp. SS-MA-C1-2 genome encodes:
- the rlmF gene encoding 23S rRNA (adenine(1618)-N(6))-methyltransferase RlmF, with protein MKSNKHISKDQLPNNQLVKGLHPNNRHHGRYDLPLLVKKEPQLANYLKLSPTGNQTIDFSEPEAVKLLNKAILAADYKIKFWDIPVGYLCPPIPGRADYIHRLASLINPEGVKQKITALDIGTGASCIYPIIGTTEYNWHWVATDIDPISIKTAQFIVKSNKPLNNKIECRLQTNAKQIFNGIIKKGDKFDVTVCNPPFHKSLADATKGTQRKIDNLSANRNKKGLTETKKSTSQLNFGGQKAELWCDGGEEAFIINMAKESRDYGSQCRWFSTLISKKENVKQLETQLKRLKVTQIHHEEMKQGNKVTRFVAWSFQ; from the coding sequence ATGAAATCGAATAAACATATTAGCAAAGACCAATTACCTAACAATCAATTAGTTAAAGGTTTACATCCTAATAATCGACATCATGGCCGATACGATCTACCGCTACTGGTGAAAAAAGAGCCTCAACTAGCGAACTATTTAAAATTATCACCAACAGGTAATCAAACCATTGACTTCTCAGAACCTGAAGCTGTTAAACTGTTGAATAAAGCTATTTTAGCCGCTGATTATAAAATTAAATTTTGGGATATTCCTGTTGGTTATTTATGCCCACCGATCCCAGGAAGAGCGGACTATATCCATCGACTTGCCTCTCTAATCAACCCTGAAGGTGTAAAGCAGAAGATAACTGCACTGGATATAGGTACCGGCGCAAGTTGTATCTATCCAATTATCGGTACCACAGAGTACAATTGGCATTGGGTTGCTACAGATATTGATCCAATTTCAATCAAAACCGCTCAATTTATCGTTAAAAGTAATAAGCCGTTAAATAATAAAATTGAATGTCGATTACAAACCAATGCTAAACAGATTTTCAACGGTATCATTAAAAAAGGAGATAAGTTTGATGTTACTGTTTGTAATCCTCCTTTTCACAAATCTCTTGCTGATGCCACTAAAGGTACTCAACGAAAAATCGATAACTTATCAGCCAATCGAAATAAAAAGGGACTGACTGAAACTAAAAAATCAACATCACAACTTAACTTTGGTGGACAGAAAGCCGAATTATGGTGTGATGGAGGCGAAGAGGCTTTCATTATTAATATGGCAAAAGAGAGTCGAGATTATGGCTCACAATGTCGGTGGTTTTCTACATTAATATCCAAAAAAGAGAATGTTAAACAATTAGAAACTCAATTAAAACGCTTAAAAGTCACTCAGATTCATCACGAAGAGATGAAACAAGGCAATAAAGTAACTCGATTTGTGGCCTGGAGTTTTCAGTAG
- a CDS encoding DUF2750 domain-containing protein has product MSKLTADIQANQELFIKETAANELVWGLKNEDGWLTCDSTEFEESEVMPFWSSKEDAAAHNVEEWSDFEVLEIPLDIFVQDWLVTLSEDGVLLGLNWNAQLEGVEIEPTALAKCYL; this is encoded by the coding sequence ATGAGCAAATTAACAGCAGATATTCAAGCAAACCAAGAGTTATTCATTAAAGAAACGGCGGCAAACGAACTAGTTTGGGGTCTAAAAAACGAAGATGGTTGGTTAACTTGCGACTCAACTGAGTTTGAAGAAAGTGAAGTTATGCCATTTTGGTCTTCTAAAGAAGATGCTGCAGCTCATAATGTGGAAGAATGGTCAGATTTCGAAGTATTAGAAATACCACTTGATATCTTTGTTCAAGACTGGTTAGTCACACTTTCTGAAGATGGTGTATTACTTGGCTTAAATTGGAATGCACAACTTGAAGGTGTTGAAATAGAGCCAACGGCTCTTGCCAAGTGTTACCTATAA
- a CDS encoding DUF2301 domain-containing membrane protein, giving the protein MADPHIKSQLDFIDLITVIFYRLALISAGGALILSYWMPDLSAIILIVSVVFSSRCLHIYNKFFRWLLDGAGIFATVLWISGLMPHLAIGAALFVYSGLAFKEYFCFRLKILLLIPIALIGYWFFSAINFSAIPNQIMVSTAFSIIGGGLLILCGIYKFKMPLHYDIGDKTAYQV; this is encoded by the coding sequence ATGGCCGATCCACATATAAAAAGTCAGTTAGATTTTATTGATCTGATTACTGTCATCTTTTATCGCCTTGCGCTAATTAGTGCAGGGGGAGCATTAATCCTATCCTATTGGATGCCAGATTTAAGTGCAATAATTTTAATTGTTTCGGTGGTATTTAGTTCTCGATGTCTGCATATCTATAATAAATTTTTCAGATGGTTACTTGATGGTGCAGGTATTTTTGCCACTGTATTATGGATAAGTGGATTGATGCCTCATTTAGCCATTGGTGCTGCTTTATTTGTTTATAGTGGATTGGCATTTAAAGAGTACTTCTGTTTTAGATTGAAAATATTATTGCTGATCCCAATCGCATTAATTGGTTATTGGTTTTTTTCGGCGATCAATTTTAGTGCAATTCCAAACCAAATAATGGTATCGACAGCTTTTTCAATCATAGGGGGAGGCTTGCTGATCTTGTGTGGTATTTATAAATTCAAAATGCCTTTGCATTATGACATTGGCGATAAAACAGCGTATCAGGTTTGA
- a CDS encoding sulfite exporter TauE/SafE family protein, translated as MDISLYYALLLLVTGFFAGIINTLAGGGSNLTLPALMVMGMPAEVANATNRVGVFLQSLTALFGFKRAKKLPLNDAPAIILPTIVGGLLGAVSASYLPTSLVKPALLITMLTMSLIILLKPSVISPDPGTTINKVADTPLSWIWLTIAGFYGGFVQAGVGFILLAALSGTLRYDLVKANALKVLCALTFTTVSLAVFIYNDLILWLPGLILAMGTMAGASVAVKIAITIKPSTLKWFLFIMTLVGCIAALFS; from the coding sequence GTGGATATCTCTCTTTATTACGCGCTACTTCTATTAGTTACTGGATTTTTTGCCGGCATTATTAATACACTTGCTGGAGGAGGATCAAACCTGACTTTACCTGCACTCATGGTAATGGGTATGCCAGCAGAGGTGGCTAATGCGACGAATCGAGTTGGTGTCTTTCTTCAATCATTAACGGCTTTATTTGGTTTCAAGAGAGCCAAGAAACTACCATTGAATGACGCTCCTGCCATTATCTTACCGACGATTGTTGGTGGCCTATTAGGTGCTGTTTCAGCATCTTATCTCCCAACATCGTTAGTTAAGCCCGCTTTATTGATTACCATGTTAACCATGTCATTAATTATTTTATTAAAACCCTCTGTCATCTCGCCAGATCCAGGAACTACAATCAATAAAGTTGCAGATACTCCTCTCTCTTGGATTTGGTTAACGATTGCAGGATTTTATGGCGGATTTGTTCAAGCTGGTGTTGGTTTTATTCTTTTAGCTGCCCTTTCTGGAACTCTTCGTTATGATTTAGTAAAAGCAAATGCATTAAAAGTATTATGTGCACTGACCTTTACCACGGTATCTCTTGCTGTCTTTATTTATAACGACTTGATTTTATGGCTACCAGGTCTAATTTTAGCAATGGGAACGATGGCAGGTGCATCAGTTGCAGTTAAAATTGCTATTACAATTAAACCTTCAACCTTAAAGTGGTTCCTGTTTATTATGACGTTAGTAGGATGTATTGCTGCATTGTTTTCATAA
- the add gene encoding adenosine deaminase, which translates to MNYFNLPKIDLHCHLDGSVRPQTIIDLAIQHKISLPSYDLATVTSLLIAPETCPDLDTYLQKFDTPLLVMQTAVDLERISFELFEDAALENVKYLEVRFAPLLHLQQGLTLEQVISSVLQGMDRATKQYDIEGNYILCAVKNMPNDNINKLLEAGSHFLSKGVVAFDLAGSEVAGFASEYIPFTQYAKELGYKITIHAGEQGVGQNVYDAITELGAERIGHGIHISGYQPAYDLVKDKRIGLETCPSSNIQTKAVESLASHPCANFYNDGLAITINSDNRTVSNTTMTDEVKKVCEQFSFTHEDYQIIYTNSIEQCFADESVKKRLRTKWKYSN; encoded by the coding sequence ATGAACTATTTCAACCTGCCAAAAATCGATCTCCATTGTCATCTTGACGGAAGTGTCCGTCCTCAAACTATTATTGATCTTGCCATTCAGCACAAGATTTCATTACCAAGCTATGATCTTGCTACTGTAACGTCATTGTTGATTGCACCAGAGACATGTCCTGACTTGGATACTTACCTGCAAAAGTTTGATACTCCTTTGTTAGTTATGCAAACCGCTGTTGATCTTGAGAGGATATCTTTTGAGCTTTTCGAAGATGCAGCATTAGAGAATGTAAAGTATCTAGAAGTTCGTTTTGCGCCCCTATTACATTTACAGCAAGGTTTAACTCTAGAGCAGGTTATTTCTAGCGTATTGCAAGGTATGGATCGGGCGACAAAACAATATGATATTGAAGGTAACTACATTCTTTGTGCAGTTAAAAACATGCCGAATGATAATATCAATAAGCTACTTGAAGCAGGTAGTCACTTCTTATCGAAAGGGGTGGTTGCATTTGATCTTGCTGGCAGTGAAGTTGCAGGTTTCGCATCTGAATATATTCCATTTACTCAATATGCAAAAGAGTTAGGCTATAAAATTACAATTCATGCGGGAGAGCAAGGTGTTGGACAAAATGTTTATGATGCTATCACTGAGTTAGGTGCTGAACGCATTGGTCATGGCATTCACATTTCAGGGTATCAACCTGCCTATGATCTTGTTAAGGATAAACGCATCGGTCTAGAAACATGTCCAAGCAGTAATATACAAACTAAAGCCGTTGAATCGTTAGCCTCTCATCCTTGTGCTAACTTTTATAACGATGGTCTTGCGATTACTATCAACAGTGATAATCGGACGGTCTCGAATACTACGATGACTGATGAAGTGAAAAAAGTTTGTGAGCAATTCAGTTTCACACATGAGGATTACCAAATAATTTACACCAATAGTATTGAACAATGCTTTGCTGATGAAAGTGTAAAAAAGCGTTTAAGAACAAAATGGAAATATAGTAACTAA